The Streptomyces sp. NBC_00670 genome window below encodes:
- a CDS encoding stage II sporulation protein M, with amino-acid sequence MDLDVFAAAHRAEWDRLDALLRRRRRLTGAEADELVTLYQRAATHLSLIQSSAPDPQLTGRLSRLVARARATVTGTRRASWRDITRFLTTGFPAAVYRSRHWWVPTALLSTAVAVLLGWWIGTHPEVQSTIAAPSELRELTRPGGEYETYYSSHPAASFAAQVWTNNAEAAALCLVLGVFLGLPVLWILFQNMLNLGVGFGLMSSAGRLDTFLGLVLPHGLLELTAVFVAAGTGLRLGWTLIDPGPRSRRAALAEEGRAALGMALGLALVLFVSGAIEGFVTPSGLPTWARIGIGILAELAFLAYVFVLGGRAARAGDTGDLEETGRSAALPTAA; translated from the coding sequence ATGGACCTCGACGTCTTCGCCGCCGCGCACCGCGCCGAATGGGACCGCCTCGACGCCCTGCTGCGCCGCCGGCGCCGTCTGACGGGAGCCGAGGCCGACGAACTCGTCACCCTCTACCAGCGTGCCGCCACCCACCTGTCCCTGATCCAGTCCAGTGCCCCGGACCCACAGCTCACCGGCCGCCTCAGCCGGCTCGTGGCACGCGCGCGTGCCACCGTCACGGGCACTCGCCGCGCCTCCTGGCGCGACATCACCCGCTTTCTGACGACGGGATTCCCCGCCGCCGTCTACAGGTCACGTCACTGGTGGGTACCCACCGCGCTGCTCTCCACGGCGGTCGCCGTACTCCTGGGGTGGTGGATCGGCACTCATCCGGAGGTGCAGTCCACGATCGCGGCGCCCAGCGAACTGCGCGAGCTCACCCGGCCCGGCGGCGAGTACGAGACCTACTACTCGAGCCATCCCGCGGCGTCCTTCGCCGCCCAGGTATGGACGAACAATGCGGAGGCCGCCGCCCTGTGCCTCGTCCTCGGCGTCTTCCTGGGGCTGCCGGTCCTGTGGATCCTCTTCCAGAACATGCTCAACCTGGGAGTGGGCTTCGGCCTGATGTCGTCCGCCGGCCGGCTCGACACCTTCCTTGGACTCGTCCTCCCGCACGGCCTCCTAGAACTGACGGCCGTCTTCGTGGCCGCCGGTACGGGGCTCCGGCTCGGCTGGACGCTCATCGATCCCGGGCCACGGTCCCGCCGCGCGGCCCTGGCGGAGGAGGGCCGCGCCGCTCTCGGCATGGCCCTGGGGCTCGCTCTGGTCCTGTTCGTCTCCGGAGCGATCGAGGGCTTCGTGACCCCGTCCGGCCTGCCCACCTGGGCCCGCATAGGCATCGGCATCCTCGCCGAGCTGGCCTTTCTGGCGTACGTCTTCGTCCTGGGCGGACGCGCGGCGCGTGCCGGCGACACGGGGGACCTGGAGGAGACCGGACGGAGCGCCGCGCTCCCCACGGCGGCCTGA
- a CDS encoding RDD family protein, translating into MSELVTGEAVALELRPARLPSRVLAVALDLVVTVVAYIVVMVVLALSASGLDEAAQIALSIAAFLLVLVGGPIAVETLSHGRSLGKVACGLRVVRDDGGPIRFRHALVRGAIGVVEILMTFGVVACIASLVSARGRRLGDVFAGTLVVRERIPVGRTGFVPPPPPWLAGRFAGLDLSAVPDGLWLAVRQYLTRMPQLDPGVGWGMAERLAGDLAARTGAPVPSDLPPAAFLAAVMHERQLREVRRASGAGTGAPESGHPAAAHPQPYPAAPLATGASEAPAAWQTAAPPAAVPTPPQAATASASPQVPSAGAVREPRPDRPATGFVPPA; encoded by the coding sequence GTGAGCGAGCTGGTGACGGGCGAGGCCGTGGCGTTGGAGCTGCGGCCCGCGAGGCTGCCGAGCCGGGTGCTCGCGGTGGCGCTCGATCTGGTCGTGACGGTGGTGGCGTACATCGTTGTGATGGTCGTACTGGCGCTTTCCGCGTCGGGCCTCGACGAGGCCGCGCAGATCGCCCTGTCCATCGCCGCGTTCCTGCTGGTGCTGGTGGGCGGGCCGATCGCGGTGGAGACGCTCAGCCACGGGCGGTCGCTGGGGAAGGTGGCGTGCGGATTGCGGGTGGTGCGGGACGACGGCGGGCCGATCCGGTTCCGGCACGCGTTGGTGCGGGGTGCGATCGGAGTCGTGGAGATCCTCATGACGTTCGGCGTCGTGGCCTGCATCGCCTCCCTCGTGTCGGCACGAGGGCGGCGGCTCGGTGACGTGTTCGCCGGGACGCTGGTGGTGCGGGAGCGGATCCCGGTCGGGCGGACGGGTTTCGTGCCTCCTCCCCCGCCATGGCTGGCGGGGAGGTTCGCCGGACTCGATCTGTCGGCGGTGCCGGACGGGCTGTGGCTGGCGGTGCGGCAGTACCTGACGCGGATGCCGCAGCTGGATCCGGGGGTGGGCTGGGGCATGGCGGAGCGGCTCGCGGGTGATCTGGCCGCGCGTACGGGGGCGCCGGTGCCGTCCGATCTGCCGCCGGCCGCGTTTTTGGCGGCCGTGATGCACGAGCGTCAGCTGCGGGAGGTGCGCCGGGCCTCCGGTGCGGGAACAGGGGCGCCGGAAAGCGGGCACCCTGCTGCCGCTCACCCGCAGCCGTATCCGGCCGCGCCGCTCGCCACGGGCGCATCCGAGGCTCCGGCGGCCTGGCAGACGGCAGCTCCCCCGGCAGCGGTCCCGACGCCTCCGCAGGCAGCCACCGCTTCCGCGTCTCCGCAAGTGCCCTCCGCCGGCGCCGTACGGGAGCCGCGGCCCGACCGTCCCGCCACCGGGTTCGTGCCGCCTGCCTGA
- the ahcY gene encoding adenosylhomocysteinase — protein MTTVDNRQDFKVADLSLAEFGRKEITLAEHEMPGLMAIRKEYAEAQPLAGARVTGSLHMTVQTAVLIETLVALGAQVRWASCNIFSTQDHAAAAIAVGPDGTPDNPRGIPVYAWKGETLDEYWWCTEQALTWPDSPTGGPNMILDDGGDATLLVHKGVEYEKAGKVPALDTAESDEHRVILELLHRTITDGSQKWTQLASEIRGVTEETTTGVHRLYEMQRDGTLLFPAINVNDAVTKSKFDNKYGCRHSLVDGINRATDVLIGGKTAVVCGYGDVGKGCAESLRGQGARVIITEIDPICALQAAMDGYQVTTLDEVVGLADIFVTTTGNKDIIMASDMAKMKHQAIVGNIGHFDNEIDMAGLAKVPGIVKDEVKPQVHTWTFPDGKKIIVLSEGRLLNLGNATGHPSFVMSNSFADQTLAQIELFTKPDEYPTGVYVLPKHLDEKVARLHLDSLGVKLTKLRPEQAAYIGVEVDGPFKSDHYRY, from the coding sequence ATGACGACTGTCGACAACCGACAGGACTTCAAGGTCGCCGACCTCTCCCTGGCCGAGTTCGGCCGCAAGGAGATCACCCTCGCCGAGCACGAGATGCCCGGCCTGATGGCCATCCGCAAGGAGTACGCCGAGGCCCAGCCCCTCGCCGGCGCCCGCGTCACCGGCTCCCTGCACATGACCGTGCAGACCGCCGTCCTCATCGAGACCCTCGTCGCCCTGGGCGCCCAGGTCCGCTGGGCCTCCTGCAACATCTTCTCCACCCAGGACCACGCCGCCGCCGCCATCGCCGTGGGCCCCGACGGCACCCCCGACAACCCCCGCGGCATCCCCGTCTACGCCTGGAAGGGCGAGACGCTGGACGAGTACTGGTGGTGCACCGAGCAGGCGCTGACCTGGCCGGACAGCCCCACCGGCGGCCCCAACATGATCCTGGACGACGGCGGCGACGCCACCCTCCTCGTCCACAAGGGCGTCGAGTACGAGAAGGCCGGCAAGGTCCCCGCCCTGGACACCGCCGAGTCCGACGAGCACCGCGTCATCCTCGAACTTCTGCACCGCACCATCACGGACGGCTCCCAGAAGTGGACACAGCTGGCCTCCGAGATCCGCGGCGTCACCGAGGAGACCACCACCGGCGTCCACCGCCTGTACGAGATGCAGCGCGACGGCACCCTCCTCTTCCCGGCGATCAACGTGAACGACGCCGTGACGAAGTCGAAGTTCGACAACAAGTACGGCTGCCGCCACTCCCTGGTCGACGGCATCAACCGTGCCACCGACGTCCTCATCGGCGGCAAGACCGCCGTCGTCTGCGGCTACGGCGACGTGGGCAAGGGCTGCGCGGAGTCCCTGCGCGGACAGGGCGCCCGCGTGATCATCACCGAGATCGACCCGATCTGCGCCCTCCAGGCGGCGATGGACGGCTACCAGGTCACCACCCTGGACGAGGTCGTCGGCCTCGCCGACATCTTCGTCACCACCACGGGCAACAAGGACATCATCATGGCCTCGGACATGGCCAAGATGAAGCACCAGGCCATCGTCGGCAACATCGGCCACTTCGACAACGAGATCGACATGGCCGGCCTCGCCAAGGTCCCCGGCATCGTCAAGGACGAGGTCAAGCCCCAGGTCCACACCTGGACCTTCCCGGACGGCAAGAAGATCATCGTGCTCTCCGAGGGCCGCCTGCTGAACCTGGGCAACGCCACCGGCCACCCGTCGTTCGTGATGTCCAACTCCTTCGCGGACCAGACCCTGGCCCAGATCGAGCTGTTCACCAAGCCCGACGAGTACCCGACCGGCGTCTACGTGCTGCCCAAGCACCTCGACGAGAAGGTCGCCCGCCTCCACCTGGACTCGCTCGGCGTCAAGCTCACCAAGCTCCGCCCCGAGCAGGCCGCGTACATCGGCGTCGAGGTCGACGGCCCCTTCAAGTCGGACCACTACCGCTACTGA
- a CDS encoding cation diffusion facilitator family transporter translates to MSASGGTRAIVAALGANLAIAASKFVAFAFSGSSSMLAEGVHSVADSGNQFLLLIGGKRAQREATPQHPFGYGRERYIYAFLVSIVLFSVGGMFAIYEGYEKISHPHDVEHWYWPVGVLVFAILAEGYSFRTAIKESNQTRGTLSWVEYVRRAKAPELPVVLLEDFGALIGLVLALGGVGLALLTGDGVWDGIGTVCIGVLLVLIALVLAAETKSLLLGESAGAEEVRKIEAAIVDGDTVTRVIHMRTLHLGPEELLVAAKIAVEHDDTADEVAVAINAAEARIRAAVPIARVIYLEPDIYSEAEATRGADREATPGGPTPTDAPGH, encoded by the coding sequence ATGAGCGCGTCAGGCGGCACCAGGGCGATCGTGGCGGCACTCGGCGCCAACCTCGCCATCGCGGCATCGAAGTTCGTGGCGTTCGCCTTCAGCGGCTCGTCCTCGATGCTGGCGGAGGGCGTCCACTCGGTCGCCGACTCCGGCAACCAGTTCCTGCTCCTCATCGGCGGCAAGCGCGCCCAGCGCGAGGCGACCCCGCAGCACCCCTTCGGCTACGGCCGCGAGCGGTACATCTACGCCTTCCTCGTCTCCATCGTCCTCTTCTCCGTCGGCGGCATGTTCGCCATCTACGAGGGCTACGAGAAGATCAGCCACCCCCATGACGTCGAACACTGGTACTGGCCGGTCGGCGTCCTCGTCTTCGCGATCCTCGCCGAGGGCTACTCCTTCCGCACCGCCATCAAGGAGTCCAACCAGACCCGCGGCACCCTCTCCTGGGTCGAGTACGTCCGCCGCGCCAAGGCCCCCGAACTGCCCGTCGTCCTCCTGGAGGACTTCGGCGCCCTCATCGGCCTCGTCCTCGCCCTCGGCGGCGTCGGCCTGGCCCTGCTGACCGGCGACGGCGTCTGGGACGGCATCGGCACCGTCTGCATCGGCGTCCTCCTCGTCCTGATCGCCCTCGTCCTGGCCGCCGAGACCAAGTCCCTGCTCCTCGGCGAGTCCGCGGGCGCGGAGGAGGTCAGGAAGATCGAGGCCGCGATCGTCGACGGCGACACCGTCACCCGCGTCATCCACATGCGCACCCTCCACCTCGGCCCCGAGGAACTCCTGGTCGCCGCCAAGATCGCCGTCGAGCACGACGACACGGCCGACGAGGTCGCCGTCGCCATCAACGCCGCCGAGGCCCGCATCCGCGCCGCCGTCCCCATCGCCCGCGTCATCTACCTCGAACCGGACATCTACAGCGAGGCCGAGGCCACCAGGGGCGCCGACCGCGAGGCCACCCCCGGCGGCCCCACCCCCACCGACGCCCCCGGCCACTGA
- the manA gene encoding mannose-6-phosphate isomerase, class I, with amino-acid sequence MDRLTNTVRPYAWGSTTALPALLGEEPTGEPQAELWMGAHPGAPSRTPRGPLDQVITEAPERELGERTVAAFGPRLPFLLKLLAAGAPLSLQVHPNLDQAREGYEDEERRGVPIDAPHRNYKDANHKPELICALTEFDGLCGFRDPAEAAALLEGLGVDSLKPYADLLRAHPEDAALREVLTAVLTADPDEMHRTVTETAAACARLGGPYAPYAGIAHHYPGDPGVIAALLLHHVRLQPGEALFLGAGVPHAYLDGLGVEIMANSDNVLRCGLTPKHVDVPELLRIVRFEAGDPGVLRPEAGPDGEELYETPIDEFRLSRHVLAEGAAPQDLTRPAPQILLCTAGTVRVGEEDLTPGHSVFVPAGETVRVSGPGTLFRATVAV; translated from the coding sequence ATGGACCGCCTCACCAACACCGTCCGCCCCTACGCCTGGGGCTCCACCACCGCCCTCCCCGCCCTGCTCGGCGAGGAGCCGACCGGCGAGCCGCAGGCGGAGCTGTGGATGGGCGCCCACCCCGGCGCCCCCTCCCGCACCCCCCGCGGCCCCCTCGACCAGGTGATCACCGAGGCCCCGGAACGCGAACTGGGCGAGCGGACGGTCGCGGCGTTCGGCCCCCGGCTGCCGTTCCTGCTCAAGCTCCTCGCCGCCGGCGCCCCCCTCTCCCTCCAGGTGCACCCGAACCTCGACCAGGCCAGGGAGGGCTACGAGGACGAGGAGCGCCGCGGCGTCCCGATCGACGCCCCGCACCGCAACTACAAGGACGCCAACCACAAGCCCGAACTGATCTGCGCCCTCACCGAGTTCGACGGCCTGTGCGGCTTCCGCGACCCGGCCGAGGCCGCCGCCCTCCTCGAAGGCCTCGGCGTCGACTCCCTCAAGCCGTACGCCGACCTGCTGCGCGCCCACCCCGAGGACGCCGCCCTGCGCGAGGTCCTCACCGCCGTCCTGACCGCGGACCCCGACGAGATGCACCGCACGGTCACCGAGACCGCCGCCGCCTGCGCCCGCCTCGGCGGCCCCTACGCCCCGTACGCCGGCATCGCCCACCACTACCCGGGCGACCCCGGCGTCATCGCCGCGCTGCTGCTCCACCACGTACGGCTGCAGCCCGGCGAGGCGCTCTTCCTGGGCGCCGGCGTCCCGCATGCCTACCTCGACGGCCTCGGCGTCGAGATCATGGCCAACTCCGACAACGTGCTGCGCTGCGGACTGACCCCCAAACACGTCGACGTCCCCGAACTCCTGCGCATCGTCCGCTTCGAGGCCGGCGACCCGGGCGTACTGCGTCCGGAGGCGGGCCCCGACGGCGAGGAGCTCTACGAGACCCCCATCGACGAGTTCCGCCTCTCCCGCCACGTCCTGGCCGAGGGCGCCGCCCCGCAGGACCTCACCCGCCCCGCCCCGCAGATCCTGCTCTGCACGGCGGGCACGGTGCGCGTGGGGGAGGAGGACCTGACGCCGGGCCACTCCGTCTTCGTCCCGGCCGGCGAGACGGTCCGGGTGAGCGGCCCCGGCACCCTCTTCCGCGCCACGGTCGCCGTCTGA
- a CDS encoding SIS domain-containing protein: MLDESLLDTPAALAEADRRGLLRGAAEAGARVRTALRHATEAGIGQLQPDGRPRAILIAGPGTASAGVAELLTTLAGAACPVTRVHPTGVAPAPGALRWELPGWAGPVDLLLVATPDGNEPGLALLVDQAYRRGCTVVAVAPTRTPIADAVDRAHGLFVPMASAPHEPPTPYEPPTPDHLREAGIPGTAPELSEPRSPEPPAPSAPGVLWALLTPLLALLDRTGLLTAPPETLEKVADRLDRVAERCGPAIATYGNPAKTLAAELADSLPVIWTEGTSAGPAGRRFTAALAELAGRPAVTAQLPEALAAHRVLLSGPLAAGADPDDFFRDRVEEPAALHARVVLLRDRPIGGLSAAPAARELAFGHDTPISELEPEEGGELETLAELIAVTDFAAVYLALASNA; the protein is encoded by the coding sequence ATGCTCGACGAATCGCTGCTAGACACCCCCGCCGCACTCGCCGAAGCCGACCGCCGCGGCCTCCTCCGCGGCGCCGCCGAGGCCGGCGCCCGCGTCCGCACCGCCCTCCGCCACGCCACCGAGGCCGGCATCGGCCAACTGCAGCCGGACGGCCGCCCCCGCGCCATCCTGATCGCGGGCCCCGGCACCGCCTCCGCCGGCGTCGCGGAACTGCTCACCACCCTCGCCGGCGCCGCCTGCCCGGTCACCCGCGTGCACCCCACCGGCGTGGCCCCCGCCCCCGGCGCCCTGCGCTGGGAACTCCCCGGCTGGGCCGGCCCCGTGGACCTCCTCCTGGTGGCCACCCCCGACGGCAACGAACCCGGCCTCGCCCTGCTCGTCGACCAGGCCTACCGCCGCGGCTGCACGGTCGTCGCCGTGGCCCCCACCAGGACCCCGATCGCGGACGCGGTCGACCGCGCCCACGGCCTCTTCGTCCCGATGGCATCCGCCCCGCACGAACCCCCCACCCCGTACGAACCGCCCACCCCGGACCACCTCCGAGAAGCCGGAATCCCCGGCACCGCCCCGGAACTCTCCGAACCCCGCAGCCCCGAGCCGCCCGCCCCCTCCGCCCCCGGCGTCCTCTGGGCCCTGCTCACCCCCCTCCTCGCCCTCCTGGACCGCACCGGCCTGCTGACCGCACCCCCCGAGACGCTGGAGAAGGTCGCCGACCGCCTCGACCGGGTCGCCGAACGCTGCGGCCCCGCCATCGCCACGTACGGCAACCCGGCCAAGACCCTCGCCGCCGAACTCGCCGACAGCCTCCCGGTGATCTGGACGGAGGGCACCTCCGCGGGCCCCGCCGGCCGCCGCTTCACCGCCGCGCTCGCCGAACTGGCCGGCCGCCCCGCGGTCACCGCGCAGCTCCCCGAGGCGCTCGCCGCCCACCGCGTCCTGCTCTCCGGCCCGCTCGCCGCCGGCGCCGACCCCGACGACTTCTTCCGCGACCGCGTCGAGGAGCCCGCCGCCCTCCACGCGCGCGTGGTGCTGCTCCGCGACCGCCCGATCGGCGGCCTCAGCGCGGCCCCCGCCGCCCGCGAACTGGCGTTCGGCCACGACACACCGATCAGCGAACTGGAACCGGAGGAGGGCGGGGAACTGGAGACCCTCGCGGAACTCATCGCCGTCACGGACTTCGCCGCCGTCTACCTGGCCCTCGCCTCGAACGCCTGA
- a CDS encoding Trm112 family protein, producing the protein MPLEAGLLEILACPACHAPLKEADNELICTAEACALAYPIRDGIPVLLVDEARRPA; encoded by the coding sequence ATGCCGCTCGAAGCCGGCCTCCTCGAGATCCTCGCCTGCCCGGCCTGCCACGCCCCCCTCAAGGAGGCGGACAACGAGCTGATCTGCACCGCCGAGGCCTGCGCCCTCGCCTACCCCATCCGCGACGGCATCCCCGTCCTCCTCGTCGACGAGGCCCGCCGCCCGGCGTAG
- a CDS encoding phosphomannomutase/phosphoglucomutase, with product MAADLSQIVKAYDVRGVVPDQWDETLAALFGAAFVEVTGADAIAVGHDMRPSSPGLSDAFARGAAARGADATHIGLCSTDQLYYASGALDLPGAMFTASHNPARYNGIKLCRAGAAPVGQDTGLTEIRTLVERWSASGAPEPTERQGTLTRRDTLNDYAAHLLSLVDLTSVRPLKVVVDAGNGMGGHTVPTVLAGLPLTLVPMYFELDGTFPNHEANPLDPANLVDLQRRVREEGADLGLAFDGDADRCFVVDERGEPVSPSAITALVAARELARYGGRGTVIHNLITSRSVAEVVRENGGTPVRTRVGHSFIKAEMARSGAIFGGEHSAHYYFRDFWNADTGMLAALHVLAALGGQEAPLSRLVAAYDRYAASGEINSTVDDQQARLAAIRAAYEPREDVTLDTLDGLTVSTKDWWFNVRPSNTEPLLRLNAEAKDDPTMTKIRDEALALIRA from the coding sequence GTGGCTGCTGATCTGTCGCAGATCGTGAAGGCGTACGACGTACGCGGTGTCGTACCGGACCAGTGGGACGAGACGCTGGCCGCACTGTTCGGCGCGGCCTTCGTCGAGGTGACCGGCGCGGACGCGATCGCGGTGGGGCACGACATGCGGCCCTCGTCGCCCGGCCTGTCCGACGCCTTCGCGCGCGGCGCGGCGGCCCGGGGCGCCGACGCCACCCACATCGGCCTGTGCTCCACCGACCAGCTCTACTACGCCTCGGGCGCGCTGGACCTGCCGGGCGCCATGTTCACCGCCTCGCACAACCCGGCCCGGTACAACGGCATCAAGCTGTGCCGCGCGGGCGCCGCCCCGGTCGGCCAGGACACCGGCCTGACGGAGATCCGGACACTGGTCGAACGGTGGAGCGCGTCGGGCGCCCCGGAACCGACGGAACGTCAGGGAACCCTCACCCGGCGCGACACGTTGAACGACTACGCGGCGCACCTGCTCTCCCTCGTCGACCTGACCTCGGTCCGCCCGCTGAAGGTCGTCGTCGACGCGGGCAACGGCATGGGCGGGCACACGGTGCCGACCGTCCTCGCCGGCCTGCCCCTGACCCTCGTCCCGATGTACTTCGAACTGGACGGCACGTTCCCGAACCACGAGGCCAACCCGCTCGACCCGGCCAACCTCGTGGACCTGCAGCGGCGTGTCCGCGAGGAGGGCGCCGACCTCGGACTCGCGTTCGACGGCGACGCCGACCGCTGCTTCGTCGTCGACGAGCGGGGCGAGCCGGTCTCCCCGTCGGCGATCACCGCACTGGTCGCCGCGCGCGAACTCGCCCGGTACGGCGGCCGGGGCACGGTCATCCACAACCTGATCACCTCCCGGTCGGTCGCGGAGGTGGTGCGCGAGAACGGCGGCACCCCGGTCCGCACCCGGGTGGGCCACTCCTTCATCAAGGCGGAGATGGCGAGGTCCGGCGCGATCTTCGGCGGCGAGCACTCCGCGCACTACTACTTCCGCGACTTCTGGAACGCGGACACGGGCATGCTGGCCGCCCTGCACGTCCTCGCGGCCCTGGGCGGCCAGGAGGCCCCGCTCTCCCGCCTCGTCGCCGCGTACGACCGCTACGCCGCGTCGGGCGAGATCAACTCCACGGTCGACGACCAGCAGGCCCGCCTCGCGGCGATCCGCGCGGCGTACGAGCCCCGCGAGGACGTCACCCTCGACACCCTCGACGGCCTGACGGTCTCCACCAAGGACTGGTGGTTCAACGTCCGCCCCTCCAACACGGAACCCCTCCTCCGCCTCAACGCGGAGGCGAAGGACGACCCCACGATGACGAAGATCAGGGACGAGGCCCTGGCTCTGATCAGAGCGTGA
- a CDS encoding DUF3499 domain-containing protein yields the protein MSPVRRCSRTACGRPAVATLTYVYADSTAVLGPLATYAEPHCYDLCAEHSERLTAPRGWEVVRLLDGSAPARPSGDDLEALANAVREAARPQQRAAEAGGGRTADPMEVARRGHLRVLRSPDN from the coding sequence GTGAGCCCTGTACGTCGCTGTTCGCGCACCGCTTGCGGCCGTCCCGCCGTAGCGACGCTGACGTACGTCTACGCCGACTCGACCGCGGTCCTCGGCCCGCTCGCCACCTACGCCGAACCCCACTGCTACGACCTGTGCGCCGAGCACTCCGAGCGCCTCACCGCGCCCCGCGGCTGGGAGGTCGTACGCCTGCTGGACGGCTCCGCCCCGGCGCGCCCCAGCGGCGACGACCTGGAGGCGCTCGCCAACGCGGTCCGCGAGGCCGCCCGCCCGCAGCAGCGCGCGGCGGAAGCGGGCGGCGGCCGCACCGCCGACCCGATGGAGGTGGCCCGCCGCGGCCACCTGAGGGTGCTCCGCTCCCCGGACAACTGA
- a CDS encoding metallopeptidase family protein, producing MDNLVPHRAAAPGPRRRDRHGRGMRGPIAPPQVPLAASRAEAFADLVQDSVERLERRWPQLSDVDFLVLDVPQLDGTAGWSDDTVPLGGTVAAQGGRPARVVVYRRPVEIRTKGRDERAALVHEVVVEQVAEVLGLTPETVDPRYGED from the coding sequence ATGGACAACCTCGTACCGCACCGCGCCGCCGCCCCCGGGCCCCGCCGCCGCGACCGGCACGGCAGAGGCATGCGCGGCCCCATCGCACCGCCACAGGTGCCGCTCGCCGCGAGCCGCGCCGAGGCCTTCGCGGACCTGGTGCAGGACTCGGTGGAACGGCTCGAACGGCGCTGGCCGCAGCTGTCGGACGTCGACTTCCTGGTCCTGGACGTGCCCCAGCTCGACGGCACGGCGGGCTGGAGCGACGACACCGTCCCGCTGGGCGGCACCGTCGCGGCGCAGGGCGGCCGGCCCGCGCGGGTCGTCGTCTACCGGCGGCCAGTGGAGATCCGCACCAAGGGGCGCGACGAGCGGGCGGCGCTGGTCCACGAGGTGGTCGTGGAGCAGGTCGCGGAGGTGCTCGGCCTCACGCCGGAGACGGTCGACCCTCGGTACGGCGAGGACTGA